In a genomic window of Erigeron canadensis isolate Cc75 chromosome 5, C_canadensis_v1, whole genome shotgun sequence:
- the LOC122600737 gene encoding uncharacterized protein LOC122600737 → MIVFTLSEAPRFPSIFRRFTRLAASVGDPTIFIMLSDYQQLVKLWYDLSRLAENQNIRDLDSDDELSINELQELLEGDQNDPIVQRKARLCIGILCLSNPSKDEKKPRKKNKANGGSDNSLKLVLKADYELKDRNIQFDEDVRIVFGALSDGGYYVKEILYK, encoded by the coding sequence ATGATTGTGTTTACATTGTCCGAAGCCCCCCGTTTTCCCTCGATATTCCGTCGGTTTACACGATTAGCTGCTTCTGTTGGTGATCCCACCATCTTCATAATGCTTAGTGATTATCAGCAGCTTGTAAAACTGTGGTACGATTTGTCACGGCTTGCTGAAAATCAGAACATCCGTGACCTAGACTCCGATGATGAGCTAAGCATAAACGAGCTTCAGGAGCTTTTGGAAGGTGATCAAAACGACCCTATTGTACAACGTAAAGCGCGCTTGTGTATAGGTATTCTCTGTCTTTCAAACCCTTCCAAGGATGAGAAGAAGCCTCGCAAGAAAAACAAAGCAAATGGTGGCTCTGATAATAGTTTGAAGTTAGTGTTGAAGGCTGATTATGAGCTCAAAGACAGGAACATTCAGTTTGATGAGGATGTTCGTATCGTTTTTGGTGCCTTATCTGATGGTGGATATTACGTAAAAGAGATTCTATACAAGTAA
- the LOC122600565 gene encoding uncharacterized protein LOC122600565 produces the protein MGNFNSSNATQASPIDTTFKLPSPLPSWPPGEGFASGKIDLGGLEVCQITSFKKIWSTSEDGSITFFEPSPIPDGFSMLGCYCQSNNTQLFGWVLAGKDVSGGTLANPIDYTLVWNIKDSCYIWLPTPPEGYKSVGYAITTSQEKPSLDKIRCVRVDLTDQPETDTLLWSSSGLNVYGLRPKVRGRLAQGVSLGTFIVAKDGDDLSALSLSCLKNNNFQNLTSSMPNLAQIDALIQEYSPRFYFHPKETHFIASTTWYFTNGVQLYHAGEESNPVLVEPTGSNLPQGGSNDGTYWLDLPIDETEKERVKKGDLQSAEVYIHVKPMYGATFTDLAIWVFYPFNAPSTAKFGLVDIPLGRIGEHIGDWEHVTLRISNFDGSLYRVYFAQHSTGTWVDPTSLEFLDASNKFAAYPSLNGHATYPAEGLVMQGTDIIGIRNDTGKSDKFFNVHDNYLVMAAEYLTNVIEPPWVNFARKWGPKITYEVGVEIANLQSVLPGVMGTAVGTLADILPGEFYSEDGPTGPKVKVDWDGDER, from the exons ATGGGAAATTTTAACTCTTCAAATGCAACCCAAGCTTCTCCTATTGATACTACTTTTAAGCTTCCTTCTCCATTGCCTTCTTGGCCACCAG GTGAAGGATTTGCAAGTGGAAAAATTGATCTTGGAGGACTTGAAGTTTGCCAAATAACATCTTTTAAGAAAATATGGTCTACTTCTGAAGATGGATCAATAACATTTTTTGAGCCATCACCAATACCAGATGGATTCTCCATGCTTGGTTGCTACTGTCAATCCAATAACACCCAACTTTTCGGTTGGGTTCTTGCTGGTAAAGATGTCTCTGGCGGAACTCTAGCCAATCCAATTGACTACACATTGGTTTGGAATATTAAAGATTCATGTTACATTTGGCTACCAACTCCACCAGAGGGTTATAAATCCGTAGGCTATGCTATCACCACCTCACAAGAAAAACCGTCTCTGGATAAAATTCGTTGTGTTCGGGTTGATCTAACTGATCAACCCGAAACGGATACATTATTGTGGAGCTCAAGTGGTTTGAATGTGTATGGATTAAGGCCAAAAGTTAGGGGGAGACTAGCTCAAGGAGTGTCTTTAGGTACATTTATAGTTGCCAAAGATGGAGATGATTTAAGTGCATTATCTCTTTCTTGtttgaaaaacaataatttCCAAAATTTAACTTCTTCAATGCCAAATTTAGCCCAAATTGATGCACTAATTCAAGAATACTCACCAAGATTCTATTTTCACCCAAAAGAAACTCATTTTATTGCTTCAACAACTTGGTATTTCACCAATGGGGTTCAGTTGTACCACGCCGGAGAGGAATCTAACCCTGTTTTGGTCGAACCCACCGGCTCAAACCTTCCTCAAGGTGGTTCAAACGATGGGACATACTGGCTAGACCTCCCAATTGATGAAACCGAGAAAGAAAGGGTCAAGAAAGGTGATTTACAAAGCGCCGAGGTTTATATTCATGTCAAACCAATGTATGGAGCCACATTTACCGATCTAGCTATTTGGGTCTTCTATCCTTTCAATGCTCCTTCAACTGCTAAATTCGGATTAGTAGATATTCCCCTTGGCCGAATTGGTGAACATATAGGAGATTGGGAGCATGTGACACTCAGGATTTCCAATTTTGATGGAAGTTTATATCGTGTTTATTTTGCACAACATAGCACAGGGACGTGGGTAGACCCCACATCCCTAGAGTTTCTAGATGCAAGTAATAAATTTGCAGCATATCCATCTTTAAATGGGCATGCAACATATCCGGCCGAGGGACTTGTGATGCAAGGAACTGATATTATAGGTATAAGAAATGATACAGGTAAAagtgacaaattttttaatgtACATGACAACTATTTGGTCATGGCAGCCGAGTACCTCACTAATGTGATCGAGCCTCCATGGGTGAACTTCGCTAGAAAATGGGGTCCAAAAATAACGTATGAAGTTGGAGTCGAGATAGCGAATTTGCAAAGTGTGTTGCCCGGAGTTATGGGAACGGCAGTTGGGACTTTGGCAGACATTTTACCAGGTGAATTTTACAGCGAAGATGGACCTACTGGACCTAAGGTGAAGGTTGATTGGGATGGAGATGAAAGataa